In Clostridiales bacterium, the DNA window TGCATGCGCAATTGCGCATAGACCAAAGCTTATCATAATGGATGAACCTACGGTCGGCATAGACCCTCAGTCGAGGAATCACATACTGGAATCCGTAAAGAAACTCAATAAAATGGGAAGTACTATCATATATACAAGCCACTATATGGAAGAAGTTGAGGCGATATGCACAAAAATAGCCATAATGGATCATGGCAAAATAATCGCAGAGGGCACAAAAGAGGAGCTTAAATCGATTATTACGAATACAAATACCATTTTAGTCACCGTAGGCTCCGCAGCAGATATAGATGAAAACAAATTAAAGCAAATAAACGGTGTTAAAAATATTATTATAAACGAAAATGTGGTAAAAATAATAGGCATGAGGGATGTAAATAATCTTGATAAAATAATATTGTATTTTACAGGCAACCATATACCGATTAAAAACCTTGAAACACAGACACCTGATTTAGAAACAGTATTTTTAACTTTGACCGGCCGAAAGCTAAGAGACTAAGGGAAAATGTATGATTCAAACGAAAGGAATGGTATATGATGAGAATTTTTAGGATTATGTTTAAGGAAATAAAGGAAAATTTGACCGATAAAAAAACAATGCTGATGATGGTCCTCTTTCCTATTGTTCTGATATTAATATTAGGTTTTGCATTCTCGAACGAATTCAGCCAGTCGTATCCTACGAGCGATATTCAGCTAATATATACTGACAGCGGCAGCAAAGAGATGTCGGAAGGGTTTCAAAATTTTATGGAAAACTGCGATGATATGGGAATAAAAATCAAAGAAGCAGAAAGCACGGATAAAGGCATAAATGATATCAAAAATGCCAAATATACGGGTTATATCCTCGTAAAAGATAACAGCATCACATTATATAAAAATGATAAGAATTTCATAGATACGAATATAATCGAAAGTTTATTAAAAACCTTCATCGACAGGTTTAATTCGATATCTGTCATAGCCAGAAATAATCCATCTATCATGGGCAAAATAGTTTCAGATGAGAACTATGATTTTACCAGAGTAGTATCCCTTGATAAAGAAAAGCAACCTTCGTCGATGGATTATTATTCTGTTACAATGTTGACCCTTATAATACTGTATGGGGCTATGGGAGGTATATTTTCCATTGGCGAAGAAAGAACCAGGAAAACCGGTGACAGGATGCTTTGCAGCCCTGTAAAGAAATATGAGATATTGACAGGAAAGCTTCTCGGGCAATCATTTTCCATCCTTATACAGTCGGTCATAGTCTTTTTATTCAGCAAATTTATACTCGGAGCCAATTGGGGAACAGACTTGCCTACAGTATTTGCGGTAGTTTTAAGCGGCATAATTTTTTCAGTAAGCATCGGCATCTGCCTGGGTTTTATAATAAAAAACAACAATGCAGCAATGGGTGTGATTAATTCCATCATTCCTTTTATAGCCTTCCTTGGCGGATCGTATTTCCCGATAAGTGAGGTGGGCAGCGATGTATTATCGAAATTATCAAATATCTCCCCTATTAGATGGACAAATAACTCAATATTCCAGGTAGTATTTGCAAAAAATTACGGTGATGTACCCATGGCACTGGCAATCAATCTGACATGCGCGGCGGTTTTTATAGCCATATCGGCTATGGCTTTTAAGAAGGAGGCATTTTAGGACATGAGAAACATGATATTACTTATCAAAAACAATTTGAAACTATTGTTTAGAAGGAAAAGCAATATATTATTTATAATTTTATCCATTACCATTCCTTTCGTGTATTTGCTCTTCAGCTTTTCGAACAGCGGACAGCTAAAGATAGGTATTATAAACAAAGATAACTCTTCGCTGTCACAGGATATGATAAAGTCATTCCAGACTACGAATAAATATAAGATTATTACATTGAAGGATGATGAAATAAACAGTGTAGTCGCAAAAGGCGATGTCGATTGTGCATTCACTATACCCGAAGGGTACAGCAGAAGCTTGATGTCCGGAAACGTTCCAAAATTGCAGATCTTTTCGGTAAAAGGCCAGGAAGTGACATCTCTGATACAAAACTATTTAAACCTGTATATAAAAAATATCACCGATATATCTAAGGCTGCAAGCGGAAATGCAAAACTGTTCGATAAAATGTATAATGAATACAAGCAGGGCGGTTTCACCTTGAAAACCTATAGCGTAAAGGACAAAAGCGCCACTAATATGACGACATCCAGAAGTCTGGGATTATTCTTAATGTTTTTGATGATGGGGAGCGGGAGCACTGCAAGTTTGATGTTGCAGGAAAA includes these proteins:
- a CDS encoding ABC transporter ATP-binding protein, with the translated sequence MKAVKIDGLTKRFGDTIALDNINLEIDEGEIYGLLGPNGAGKSTAINIICGLLKSDRGNVFVLGKNIRKEPDFTKRNIGVVPQDLAIYEDLTAYENVGFFASLYGLKGENLKQNIEMALKFVGLDDKSGEKPKKFSSGMKRRLNIACAIAHRPKLIIMDEPTVGIDPQSRNHILESVKKLNKMGSTIIYTSHYMEEVEAICTKIAIMDHGKIIAEGTKEELKSIITNTNTILVTVGSAADIDENKLKQINGVKNIIINENVVKIIGMRDVNNLDKIILYFTGNHIPIKNLETQTPDLETVFLTLTGRKLRD
- a CDS encoding ABC transporter permease; this translates as MMRIFRIMFKEIKENLTDKKTMLMMVLFPIVLILILGFAFSNEFSQSYPTSDIQLIYTDSGSKEMSEGFQNFMENCDDMGIKIKEAESTDKGINDIKNAKYTGYILVKDNSITLYKNDKNFIDTNIIESLLKTFIDRFNSISVIARNNPSIMGKIVSDENYDFTRVVSLDKEKQPSSMDYYSVTMLTLIILYGAMGGIFSIGEERTRKTGDRMLCSPVKKYEILTGKLLGQSFSILIQSVIVFLFSKFILGANWGTDLPTVFAVVLSGIIFSVSIGICLGFIIKNNNAAMGVINSIIPFIAFLGGSYFPISEVGSDVLSKLSNISPIRWTNNSIFQVVFAKNYGDVPMALAINLTCAAVFIAISAMAFKKEAF
- a CDS encoding ABC transporter permease, giving the protein MRNMILLIKNNLKLLFRRKSNILFIILSITIPFVYLLFSFSNSGQLKIGIINKDNSSLSQDMIKSFQTTNKYKIITLKDDEINSVVAKGDVDCAFTIPEGYSRSLMSGNVPKLQIFSVKGQEVTSLIQNYLNLYIKNITDISKAASGNAKLFDKMYNEYKQGGFTLKTYSVKDKSATNMTTSRSLGLFLMFLMMGSGSTASLMLQEKREKTFNRICVAPLKPRIYIFSNFIVNAIITLSQVVLITIFLALFLKLPVDKSFLQLFLILVIFGLTSIGLSMLIIAFSDSTAQSSSLSTLIITPTCMLGGAFWPLELMPKALQRVSDIIPQKWAMDAISKIQEGTNFSGLLANICILAAFALAFLLIATYKIKITDKTGDFV